ttcaatgataattaatatttattcatttcttaactggtcagaatgaagaatgctgaatattttgacaccgtaatgttatgttgcagacaccaagtgacctgactgaaccctctggagaccatgaatggagtgagatatccacttcattcttagaacaggttactacttcttatcatgatatactaggtttgagttttcagctttctttgacaaacacaggagaagttataagtcagaaacatagactctccatgatttcagtcgtcatgtcctcatatttcttgagacctgaaaaacctgagtgtgtttcaggtgacatgacttttgtcttaacctaactctggagagcctgtgttccaATGTCCCCATAtggctgttccacagaactgaacagtgttaactttctatactgtggtatattcattccaaactctcccgtgagcaatgttcaatgataattaatatttattcatttcttaactggtcaaaatgaagaatgctgaatattttgacaccgtaatgttatgttgcagacaccaagtgacctgactgagccctctggagaccatgaatggaatgatagatacacttcatccttacaacaggttactacttcttgtcatgatatactaggtttgagttttcagctttctttgacaaacacaggagaagttataaatcagaaacatggactctccatgatttcagtcgtcatgtcctcatatttctttagacctgaaaaacctgagtgtgtttcaggtgtcatgacttttgtcttaacctaactctggagagcctgtgttcgaatgtccccatattgctgttactcagagctgaacagtgttaacttactatagtgtggtacattattctcaaactctcctgtgggcaatgttcaatgagaaataatgtttattcatttcttaactggtcagaatgaagaatgctgaaacttttgacaccgtaatgttatgttgcagatatcaagtgacaggtacctgactgaaccctctggaaaccaagaatggagtgagagatccacttcatccttacaacaggttactacttcttatcatgatatactaggtttgagttttcagctttctttgacaaacacaggagaagttataaatcagaaacatggactctccatgatttcagtcgtcatgtcctcatatttctttagacctgaaaaacctgagtgtgtttcaggtgacatgacttttgtcttaacctaactctggagaggctgtgtctaaatgtccccatattgctgttccacagagaagaacagtgttaactttctatagtgtggtacattattcccaaactctcctgtgagcaatgttcaatgataattaatatttattcatttcttaactggtcagaatgaagaatgctgaatattttgacaccgtaatgttatgttgcagacaccaagtgacctgactgaaccctctggagaccatgaatggagtgagagatccacttcatcctttcaacaggttactacttcttatcatgatatactaggtttgagttttcagctttctttgacaaacacaggagaagttataaggcagaaacatagactctccatgatttcagtcgtcatgtcctcatatttcttcagacctgaaaaacctgagtgtgtttcaggtgacatgacttttgtcttaacctaactctggagagcctgtgttcgaatgtccccatattgctgttccacagaactgaacagtgttaactttctatagtgtggtatattcatcccaaactctcccgtgagcaatgttcaatgataattaatatttattcatttcttaactggtcagaatgaagaatgctgaatattttgacaccgtaatgttatgttgcagacaccaagtgacctgactgaaccctctggagaccatgaatggagtgagatatccacttcattcttagaacaggttactacttcttatcatgatatactaggtttgagttttcagctttctttgacaaacacaggagaagttataagtcagaaacatagactgtccatgatttcagtcgtcatgtcctcatatttcttgagacctgaaaaacctgagtgtgtttcaggtgacatgacttttgtcttaacctaactctggagagcctgtgttccaATGTCCCCATAtggctgttccacagaactgaacagtgttaactttctatactgtggtatattcatcccaaactctcccgtgagcaatgttcaatgataattaatatttattcatttcttaactggtcaaaatgaagaatgctgaatattttgacaccgtaatgttatgttgcagacaccaagtgacctgactgagccctctggagaccatgaatggaatgatagatacacttcatccttacaacaggttactacttcttgtcatgatatactaggtttgagttttcagctttctttgacaaacacaggagaagttataaatcagaaacatggactctccatgatttcagtcgtcatgtcctcatatttctttagacctgaaaaacctgagtgtgtttcaggtgtcatgacttttgtcttaacctaactctggagagcctgtgttcgaatgtccccatattgctgttactcagagctgaacagtgttaacttactatagtgtggtacattattctcaaactctcctgtgggcaatgttcaatgagaaataatgtttattcatttcttaactggtcagaatgaagaatgctgaaacttttgacaccgtaatgttatgttgcagatatcaagtgacaggtacctgactgaaccctctggaaaccaagaatggagtgagagatccacttcatccttacaacaggttactacttcttatcatgatatactaggtttgagttttcagctttctttgacaaacacaggagaagttataaatcagaaacatggactctccatgatttcagtcgtcatgtcctcatatttctttagacctgaaaaacctgagtgtgtttcaggtgacatgacttttg
The DNA window shown above is from Hippocampus zosterae strain Florida chromosome 9, ASM2543408v3, whole genome shotgun sequence and carries:
- the LOC127607498 gene encoding cell surface glycoprotein 1-like isoform X5, which produces MIIKTPSDGILTEPSGDQEGSERSTSSLQQTPSDLTEPSGDHEWSERSTSSFQQTPSDLTEPSGDHEWSEISTSFLEQTPSDLTEPSGDHEWNDRYTSSLQQISSDRYLTEPSGNQEWSERSTSSLQQTPSDLTEPSGDHEWSEISTSFLEQTPSDLTEPSGDHEWNDRYTSSLQQISSDRYLTEPSGNQEWSERSTSSLQQTPSDLTEPSGDHEWSERSTSSFQQTSSDRYLTEPSGNQEWSERSTSSFQQTPSDLTEPSGDHEWNER
- the LOC127607498 gene encoding cell surface glycoprotein 1-like isoform X6 — protein: MIIKTPSDGILTEPSGDQEGSERSTSSLQQTPSDLTEPSGDHEWSERSTSSFQQTPSDLTEPSGDHEWSEISTSFLEQTPSDLTEPSGDHEWNDRYTSSLQQISSDRYLTEPSGNQEWSERSTSSLQQTPSDLTEPSGDHEWSEISTSFLEQTPSDLTEPSGDHEWNDRYTSSLQQISSDRYLTEPSGNQEWSERSTSSLQQTPSDLTEPSGDLEWNDRYTSSLQQTSSDRYLTEPSGNQEWSERSTSSFQQTPSDLTEPSGDHEWNER
- the LOC127607498 gene encoding cell surface glycoprotein 1-like isoform X4 translates to MIIKTPSDGILTEPSGDQEGSERSTSSLQQTPSDLTEPSGDHEWSEISTSFLEQTPSDLTEPSGDHEWNDRYTSSLQQISSDRYLTEPSGNQEWSERSTSSLQQTPSDLTEPSGDHEWSEISTSFLEQTPSDLTEPSGDHEWNDRYTSSLQQISSDRYLTEPSGNQEWSERSTSSLQQTPSDLTEPSGDHEWSERSTSSFQQTSSDRYLTEPSGNQEWSERSTSSFQQVTTSYHDILGLSFQLSLTNTGEVISQKHGLSMISVVMSSYFLRPEKPECVSGDMTFVLT
- the LOC127607498 gene encoding cell surface glycoprotein 1-like isoform X3, encoding MIIKTPSDGILTEPSGDQEGSERSTSSLQQTPSDLTEPSGDHEWSERSTSSFQQTPSDLTEPSGDHEWSEISTSFLEQTPSDLTEPSGDHEWNDRYTSSLQQISSDRYLTEPSGNQEWSERSTSSLQQTPSDLTEPSGDHEWSEISTSFLEQTPSDLTEPSGDHEWNDRYTSSLQQISSDRYLTEPSGNQEWSERSTSSLQQTPSDLTEPSGDHEWSERSTSFLQQTPSDLTEPSGDHEWNDRYTSSLQQTPSVPILMKPFEDQERSGRSTSSLQQTPSDLTEPSGDHEWNER